The following proteins are co-located in the Nerophis ophidion isolate RoL-2023_Sa linkage group LG04, RoL_Noph_v1.0, whole genome shotgun sequence genome:
- the LOC133551884 gene encoding ATP-sensitive inward rectifier potassium channel 15-like produces the protein MAVKKVRRRIVSKDGRNQVHIDNVEGMVKLYLHDIWTTVVDMKWRYKLTLFASTFVITWFIFGVLFYFISMGNGDLEATLPSNHTPCLENVKTFTGAFLFSLESQTTIGYGFRYITEECPLAIFTLVAQLVITGLAEIFVTGAFLAKLARPKKRAETIKFSQSAVVCRRQGQLCLMVRVANMRKSLLIQCQLTGKILHSYVTQEGEKTQVHQTSLDFFMDSSSECPFLILPLTFYHILDERSPLADLTADNLQSRDFELLVTLNGTMESTAATCQSRTSYIPQEILWGYEFKPVLFSTPSGRYVADFNFFDKVQASADATFPNNGEKLKLEEDYKR, from the coding sequence ATGGCGGTCAAGAAGGTGCGGCGGAGGATCGTGTCCAAAGACGGACGCAACCAGGTCCACATCGACAACGTGGAGGGCATGGTCAAGCTGTACCTCCACGACATCTGGACCACGGTGGTGGACATGAAGTGGCGCTACAAGCTCACTCTGTTCGCCTCCACCTTCGTCATCACCTGGTTCATCTTCGGCGTGCTCTTCTACTTCATCAGCATGGGCAATGGGGACCTGGAGGCCACGCTGCCCTCCAACCACACGCCGTGTCTGGAGAACGTCAAGACCTTCACCGGCGCCTTCCTCTTCTCGCTGGAATCGCAGACCACCATAGGGTACGGCTTCCGCTACATCACGGAGGAGTGCCCGCTGGCCATCTTCACGCTGGTGGCCCAGCTGGTCATCACGGGTCTGGCCGAGATCTTCGTCACCGGAGCCTTCCTGGCCAAGCTGGCCCGGCCCAAGAAGCGGGCGGAGACCATCAAGTTCAGCCAGTCGGCGGTGGTCTGCCGCCGCCAGGGCCAGCTGTGCCTGATGGTGAGGGTGGCCAACATGAGGAAGAGCCTGCTGATCCAGTGCCAGCTCACAGGGAAGATCCTGCACTCCTACGTCACCCAGGAGGGCGAGAAGACCCAGGTGCACCAAACCTCGCTGGACTTCTTCATGGACTCCAGCAGCGAGTGCCCCTTCCTCATCCTGCCGCTCACCTTCTACCACATTCTGGACGAGCGCAGCCCGCTGGCGGACTTGACCGCCGACAACCTGCAGAGTCGAGACTTCGAGCTGCTGGTGACCCTCAACGGCACCATGGAGTCCACCGCCGCCACGTGCCAGAGCCGCACGTCCTACATCCCCCAGGAGATCCTGTGGGGCTACGAGTTCAAGCCCGTGCTCTTCAGCACCCCCAGTGGCCGCTACGTGGCCGATTTCAACTTCTTCGATAAAGTGCAAGCGAGCGCCGACGCCACCTTCCCCAACAACGGCGAGAAGCTAAAACTGGAGGAGGACTACAAGAGATAG